The genomic DNA CAATCTCTATTGATGCCGCAAAGTATTTTACCTGACCAATAACATTGCCATCTAAAGTAACAATCCACCTATCAGAAATTCCTACTTCATTCATGTTTGTTCCTACTGGCAATTGAGACCATTGTGAACTAATAACAATATTTCCATCTAATACTATTTTGTTTCTTCCTTCTCCGAATGTATCTGCAACTCCTTCTATATCAATATAAAATCCTCCAACATTGTACAAAATTTGCACTTTTGGCTCAGATAAACTATGGACATCTTCACTTATCTCTGATATAGCATAAATAGATTCTTCAGGTAAAAGAACTTTTGCAATTGTATCAACCATGATGGGATTATGAGTTGAGCATCGTATCCTGCCTATGCCTTCCTGTTTAAGACTATATTTAGCAAGCCAATTTATAATACTGAATCCTGCCTTTCTACCTGTTGCACCAGAAATATCCAAGCTTTCTACTGATACTAAGTTTTCAGAATATCTATAATCCCAAGATATATCCCCTGCGTTATTACCATCTATATAAATATTAAAAGTATAAGAGTACATCGTGGGCACATCTGAACGTCTAAGCTCAATCCATTCTCCTGTTTCTATATTACGTATTCTTACATTTACCAGCGCATCTTCGGCAGGTAAAGAGCCGTCATAAAGGTATTCTTCGATAAGATTGCCTCCTGAATCTCGAACAGAAGTTATTCGCCTGAAACCTTGATCAAATTCATAATAGGTAGCTGCTCCATATGAATCATATTCAATATCTGTAGTCTTTATTCTTCTTGCCTGAGCAGGATAAGATATGATTAAAGCAACACTTGCTATAAATAGAACAACTTCTCTAAAATGCTTTATCTTCATATTTCTACAGCCAACACCCCTTTCTATAAATATGCCACATCTTTAGATGCGTTACAAATAGAAGGACAAATGAGATATGCCAATCTATCCTTTAAAACAAAAGACCTCTGGAAATACGATCCAGTCGGGCTATAAGCTGTTCAACCTCACTGACAAACGGCGAAACCAAAATAAGACTGCCTTCTGAAGGCACCTCCCTACCTACAACAGATTCCATATCTATAATTATTTCCGATGCAATATCCCAGCTAATATGATGCTCATCTAAAAAACCATTTATTATCTTTAATATTTCTAACCCTTCGGAATAAGAATTACCATAGCACCTATTAGAAAAAACAAACGACAGACCCAGAGCTGTTCTATCTATGACCACTTGATTATCTACATGGTCAAGAAGGGGTATTAAAGCATTCAACACCTCAATTGCATATCTATACCGTTCAACAATATGCTCAGAATCATAATCTGCATCGTGAGGAATATTGTCTTCATTAAACAGAACTTCTTCAATTAGTTTATCTGCGACTATCTTCGCTGATTTAAAAGACAGGTTTTCTGATAGCTTAACAATGCGTTCAATAATATTTAGATTTGCCGAACTATGAATTATGGTTTTACATAACCACAAAACACCATTTTCGATTGTTACATTAGATACACTATGAGATCTTCTCAGCGTATAAGATTGAGAATCAAACAAACAAGGTTTGGCTAAAAAAAACATCATCAAAACAACCAAACTTAGTGCTTTAAACTTCATCTTTATATTTCTACAACCAACACCTCTTTTTATAAATATACCACATATTTAAACGTTACAAATAAAAAACAAGATTGCATATTAGAAAAAGCATAAGGCGGCTATTATATACCTATAAACTGCAACTCAACAGATCTCTGACGAGACCTATTATCACACTCTACAAATATGATCTGCTGCCAGATCCCAAGGGTTAATTTTCCCTCTCTAAACGGTATAGAGAGGGATGGGCCTATGAGAGAGGCCCTAAGGTGGGAGAACCCGTTTCCATCGCCCCAAGTGGCATTATGGGCGTATTTTCCCTTTTTTGGGACCAATTTCTCAAGTAATTGAGGTAAGTCATGGATTAAGCCCGATTCATACTCTATAACAGTCAAAAAAGCGGTAGAACCGGGTATAAAGCAGGTTACGACGCCTTTTTTCATCTTTAGTTTAGATAAGACTGATTGAATATCTGAAGTTATATCAATTATATCCCCATCTCCTGCTGTAGAGAGACTTAACTGCTCTCCTTCAATCCTAATACTGCTATCTGCCATCACTACTCAACCTCTTCCCTTTTTTAACTATCTTTTTAGAGATACTCTTCTTCTTACCTTTAAAATTTAATTGCGCTACCTTGTTCTGTCTGTTATCCATCTTTCTCATAGAATCAACCTAGAGGACAAGAGAACTTCCTGCCACCTAATAGGTGTAAGTGAATATGGAATACTTCCTGGCCTGCATCTTTATTGTTGTTAAAAACAAGCCTAAATCCTGATTCAGCTACACCTTCGCTCTGAGCAAGCTCTTTAGCAATAAAAACCATCTTACCAATTAAGCCTGAGTCTTCTTTGCTAATATCAGATATTCTATCAATATGCCTTTTTGGTATAATCAATATATGCGTTGGAGCCTTAGGGTGAATATCACGAAACGCTACTATCTCATCATCTTGATAGACTAACTCGGCAGGAATCTCACTATTAACTATCTTACAAAATATACACTCCATAAAACCCCCCTAAATACCTTTTATCTCTACTCCAAGAGTATCTGTATCTAAAATCGCAACGGTAGAATCTCCTGTTAACCAACCTGCTGCTTCACCAGGGTTGATAAACAACGCAGCCTCCCCCCTTCTTACCTCTACATTATGAGTATGACCAAAGAGCACTATATCTGCCTCCTCACCCTTATAACTTTGAATATTATGGACCACAATAATCGTCTTATTACCAAGAGTTAGCACTAAAGGCGCCTCTTTTATTTTGTCTCCTGATATTTTCTTAAGACCAACTTTTTCTCCGTCACAGTTTCCAAATACCCCAGTCCAATCACAGTTAAGGCCAGAGAATGAAATTAAACTAAAAGGTGCAATATAATCACCGCAATGAATAACAAAACCAACTTCTTCTTTATTAAATAGATTGACTGCGGCCTTTACCTTGGCTATATTATCATGAGTATCTGATATTATACCTATCTTCATAACATGTTTAATTTTAACAGAATTGATCCTATTTGCAATTTATAATTATTTATGATAAAAAGTTAAGGCAATGGATAAAATAAATGAACTCTGGAATATAGTTAAACGACTAAGAGGCGAGAAAGGATGCCCTTGGGATAAAGAGCAGAATGAAAAGACTCTCCTACCCTACTTGATAGAAGAAGTATATGAAGTAGCTAAAGCAGTTGAAGAAGATGATAAAAAAGGGCTGCTTGAAGAGTTAGGAGACCTCTTGTTTACAGTATTATCTTATCTTCATATCGCAGAAGAGAAAAAATATTTCTTGAAAGATGAAGTCATAGATAGAATCTCTAAAAAGATGATTGAACGTCATCCCCATGTCTTCTCAAATAAAGACCTTAAAACATCTGATGATGTTTTAGCTCATTGGTATGACCTAAAGAATAAAGAGGCTAAGAAAAAAGATAAATCTATCCTTGATAATGTTCCTAAAAACATATCTTCTCTTGTAAGAGCAAAACTTATTCAAGCGAGAGCATCAAGGGTAGGCTTTGATTGGAAAGAACCAAAAGAAGCATTCAAAAAAGTAAAAGAAGAGATACTTGAAGTCGAGGAGCACCTCGATAAAGAGAATGAAAAAGATAGATTATCTGAAGAGTTTGGAGATCTCTTTTTTGCCCTTGTCAATGTCTGTAGAATCTTAAAAATAGATCCTGAAATAAAGCTACGTGATGCAATAGATAAATTCACTAAGCGCTTTAACTATATTGAAGAGAAGATGAAAGAGAGAGACAAATCTCTTTATGATGCTACTTTAGCTGAGATGGAAGAGCTCTGGATAGAGAGCAAGAGCAAAGCTTAACCATCAAGCAATCTTAGGATAGCTCGAAATTAAAACTTCCACTCATCCCCTTTTAAAAAATCATTACCTTGATTAAAGAGCTTGTTTAGCATATCAAGCATATTGCGCTTCATCTTTCTTTTAAATTTAGACATCTCCTCAGGATGATTAGACTGGATATGTCCAAGAACATTATTCTGTATATTGCTTAATAAATCGACTAAGTCATCTGCTTTAACTATGATCTTCTGACCGCAATGACACTCGATTGCAATTTTATATCTTTTTAATCCCTCCCGCATCTCATTCTCCTTAAGTTGTATTAAGTATACCCGATTAAAACCTAAATCACAAATTTCTAATCAAAAATAAAATAAAAATAAAGACCAATATCCCGGCAACTATCTTTAGCCAGCTTGCCCTCTTACCTACCGACACACTGCTTCCACAATAAAGACAGAGGAAAGAGTCTTTAGGTATCATATTTCTGCAGTGGGGGCACTCTATCGGATCATCAAAATCTAAATCTTCAGCTACCTCTTCATGTT from Candidatus Kaelpia aquatica includes the following:
- a CDS encoding secondary thiamine-phosphate synthase enzyme YjbQ; this encodes MADSSIRIEGEQLSLSTAGDGDIIDITSDIQSVLSKLKMKKGVVTCFIPGSTAFLTVIEYESGLIHDLPQLLEKLVPKKGKYAHNATWGDGNGFSHLRASLIGPSLSIPFREGKLTLGIWQQIIFVECDNRSRQRSVELQFIGI
- a CDS encoding metallophosphoesterase; the encoded protein is MKIGIISDTHDNIAKVKAAVNLFNKEEVGFVIHCGDYIAPFSLISFSGLNCDWTGVFGNCDGEKVGLKKISGDKIKEAPLVLTLGNKTIIVVHNIQSYKGEEADIVLFGHTHNVEVRRGEAALFINPGEAAGWLTGDSTVAILDTDTLGVEIKGI
- a CDS encoding zinc ribbon domain-containing protein gives rise to the protein MDDEYLDFVEHEEVAEDLDFDDPIECPHCRNMIPKDSFLCLYCGSSVSVGKRASWLKIVAGILVFIFILFLIRNL
- the mazG gene encoding nucleoside triphosphate pyrophosphohydrolase, whose product is MDKINELWNIVKRLRGEKGCPWDKEQNEKTLLPYLIEEVYEVAKAVEEDDKKGLLEELGDLLFTVLSYLHIAEEKKYFLKDEVIDRISKKMIERHPHVFSNKDLKTSDDVLAHWYDLKNKEAKKKDKSILDNVPKNISSLVRAKLIQARASRVGFDWKEPKEAFKKVKEEILEVEEHLDKENEKDRLSEEFGDLFFALVNVCRILKIDPEIKLRDAIDKFTKRFNYIEEKMKERDKSLYDATLAEMEELWIESKSKA
- a CDS encoding histidine triad nucleotide-binding protein is translated as MECIFCKIVNSEIPAELVYQDDEIVAFRDIHPKAPTHILIIPKRHIDRISDISKEDSGLIGKMVFIAKELAQSEGVAESGFRLVFNNNKDAGQEVFHIHLHLLGGRKFSCPLG